TCTTCCACTCGACCAAGCATGGACTGAAttgtgaaaattttatttttttaaacttttctaacatttataaatatatttaaaaaaataataagcaacACACATTTTCTAATGCGGGAGTTGAGAGCACTGATATGGCAGCcccattattattgtttatcttCTGGTTACTTGCAACATTGAGTTTTTATTGTCATTCAGTCGTTATTTATTATGACTTTTTTGtgatgtttattttatgaaaaataattataaatgcaCTTGTTACaccattaaattaaaactgaaaaaaCAGTATGAAATACAAAGGCATCGAAAAAAGTGTATGTAAAAGTGCATAGCTGGGATACAAGATAACCTTGTCGCCAACAGCCTTGGTAATATTGCTGCGTCGTTAGCAGAATCCTCGCCGCCACATGAATCTGGACAACTTGGATAAGGCGCTGCACGATTTGGGCATGCTGAGCGCTATAACGGAGGCCCGGCGAGACTACTTACACGAGTCCAAATCTAATTACGGTATGATGCGACTGAACACGCGCTACGTCTCTAACGTCACCGTGGGGTATTGCATGAAGCGAGTTACCAACAAAAACAGACTGTGTCCTTACGTGTTGCCAATGCGGCATAGAACGAAGAGCGAAAACTCTGACGCGATCGCCACCGACATGGCGGACAGCGGGCGCGATTACTTAAACACCCTTCTGGAGCCTTCTACGAGTGGATGCAGCAGCACGTTCGATAGTGCCAAGTGCCCCGCGAAGCGCTGCCAGTCCCTCGAAAACCTCAACATCTCTGTGGAACCTCAGCCTAGTCCAGACACCCCTGAACTGGATGGAGTGTCAACACGCATTCAGAAGCTTCAAGTTGATGAATGACGAACCTCTCCGCCACATTGTCGTGTGACGCCACttaattataacataaaataagttGGAATGATCATGGGTAGCAAATAGTATTTACAAGTAGTATGAAGTGATGCAAGTAATTAATGTTAAATTGTATTTTCAGTGTACTTGTATGATAGCATGGATGAGTAGTGGGTGTTGTTAATGTTCCTAGTAATTTCTTGGTGTAATTGGTTAATTTAGTATGGTATTGCCTCAGTGAGTTTATTGCTGTCAAGGAAGTCTGTTTGAGTCCTCTCTCCTAAGCATTTAACTAAATTTGCTCAAAAAAATGGAATGGGTACAAATTATAGGGATatgaaatgtaaattattttgtatccACTTTTAGGTAATTGTTTGATAAAATTTATTGAGTTTGTTGACTTGGGGAGTTTGTGATGTGTCCTAACAGTTTATGGTTACCTTTAATAAGTACCACCTATGAGAGTTGTTAAGAacaaatattttgtgttctttCTAAGTCACAGATGCACTTCCTATTACCATGCACTTG
This Cydia pomonella isolate Wapato2018A chromosome 16, ilCydPomo1, whole genome shotgun sequence DNA region includes the following protein-coding sequences:
- the LOC133526699 gene encoding uncharacterized protein LOC133526699; this translates as MNLDNLDKALHDLGMLSAITEARRDYLHESKSNYGMMRLNTRYVSNVTVGYCMKRVTNKNRLCPYVLPMRHRTKSENSDAIATDMADSGRDYLNTLLEPSTSGCSSTFDSAKCPAKRCQSLENLNISVEPQPSPDTPELDGVSTRIQKLQVDE